TGTCCCTATTTGATTGGGTTTTATAATAACTGCATTGACACATTGCTCTTGTTCGGCCTTTTTGAATCTCTCTTGATTAGTTACTGTTAGGTCGTCGCCGATAACCAAAAGTTGGTTTTTGATATTCGACATAAACATTTTCCATCCCTCCCAATCATCTTCGGCAAACGGATCTTCAATTGCTAAAATTGGATACTTCTGATAAAGCTTCACATAGAATCTTGATAACTCTTCTCTGTTTAAGGTTTTTCCTTCAAAAGAATATTTCTCATTTCGAAAAAAAGAAGAAGAAGCAACATCAAGAACAAATTTTACCTTGTTCTCGTGTCCAGTCTCTGATATGGCTTCAGTAATCAGGTCTAAGGCTTCTTCAGTTTTCTTTAAGGGCGGAATAAAGGCTCCTTCTATTCCTGTCTTTGTTCCTAATTCACCGTAATTTTTCTCTAATATTCGCCGGAGAGTATGGTGAATTTTTGTAACGACACGAAACTTGTCGCCAAATGAACCGGCCCGAGTAACGATCATAAATTCTTGAATATCTAAGGCACCGCTTCCGTGAAGTCCGCCCTCTATGCATAAAATAAAAGGGCTGGGTAAGGCTGGCTCTCTGCGGCTGAGTTCTGAAATCCATTTCCATAATGGTCTTTCTTCAGCTCCCGCTCTACAAATAGCTATTGAGACAGCTAAGATGGCATTCGCCCCAAGCTTGGATTTGTTTTCTGTTCCGTCCATTTCAATCATCAGCCTGTCTATTTCTTCTTGTTTGGTTGCATCCCTATCAATAAGCTTGGGGGCAATAATTTGATTAACATTTCTGACGGCTGCCAATACCCCCTTGCCCTGGTGTCTCGTTCCTCCATCTCTCAATTCAACGGCCTCATATTTGCCCTTAGATATTCCAGAAGGCACCGAAGCTGTAAAAACTCCTGATTCAGTTGTTAGTTTAACTTCTACTGTTGGTTCTCCTTTCGAGTCTAAAATTTCCTTGGCTTTTAAGTTTTTAATTTTAGATGACATTTTTGTTCTTTCTTTAATCTAAGTTTTCCAGGCTTTCTTCTAAGCCGGTTCGTCACTTTTCCTGAAGATAACTATAGGCAGAAAGTGCGGCCTTAGCTCCTTCTCCGCAAGCTATGATAATCTGTTTGTATTTCACATCAGTAACGTCACCAGCGGCAAAAAGACCAGGAGTTTTAGTGGCACAAGTCTTGTGATCAATTTTGAGCTCGCCCCGCTCATTAAAGTCGACTACATCTTTCACAAAAGCAGTGGCTGGAAGTGAGCCAATTTCAACAAAAATACCATTAACTTTAAGTTCTTTTGGCTGTTTTGAAACTTTATCTTCATAAACCAAACTTTCAACAAAATTATTACCCTTAATTTCTTTGACTATAGCGTTAGTAATTACCGAAATTTTACCAGAGGTTCTTGCTCTTTCTTGGATAACTTCATCAGCTTTTACATGAGGAGCAAATTCCAGGATATAAATTTTTGGCGAATATTTTTCCAAGTCCAAAGCAGCTTCAAATCCAGAGTTACCGCCCCCTACAATTGCTACTATTTTATCTTGAAAAAGGGGGGCATCACAAGTTGAACAATAAGAAACTCCTTTTCCCATAAATTGATCTTCGCCGGGAACTTTAAGGGGCCTTGGATTCCGGCCGGAAGTAATAATTACTGTCTTGGCCTGAAAATTATCTTTTTTTAAGGTTGAGACTTCAAATACTGCTCCTTCTTTTTTGATTTTTTTTACTTCTTCATTGCTTTTAATCTCGGTATCAAATTGCTTAATATGACTTTTAAAACTTTCTATTAACTCTATTCCAGAGATTGAATCAGCTCCGGGCCAATTTTCGACAGAAGAAGTTTTGCCCACCTGGCCGACAAAGTCTTTAGTAAGCATAAGGGTTTTAATTTTTTTTCTGGCAGCATAAATTCCAGCTGTAATACCTGCCGGACCACCGCCTATTATAATTAAATCGTAGATATTTGGCATGTGATTTAAATTTAAAAATTATAAATTCTTATTACTTGCCCCGCATAATCCGAGCGAAGAGATGATCTGTGCGGGGTTCAATGTGTGGCGCACGTAATACAGGGATCGTAAGCCCTGATTAGCATGGCGATTTTTTGTTTTTTTTGTTCTTTATTTAGTTTTTTCCAGTCTTTTAAATTTTCGAAATCTTCCAAGTCTTTTTCGAGGTTAGCCAAATTTTGAACAGTAGGAGTAATGATATTTAAATCAGATACTGTGCCATCTTCAGCCACTTGGACGTCATAAAAAAGCAGCCCCCGGGGAGCTTCCATGGCAACTATTCCTCTGCCGTCTTTCACTTGAAATTCCGGCTTCTCTTCTTTAATCCCTGCCTCTAAAATATTATCTATTAATTTTATTGCCTCTTCTAAAAAATGAACTATCTCTATTGCTTGAGCTAAAATATTGTAAAATGGGTTGAAATAGTGATTCTGAATTTTAGACTCTAAGAAAATCTTTTTAGCTAAAGAGTTTAAATACTGATTGTTGTTTTTTATTCTGGGCAGAGCTCCCACCATGTAACTGTTTCTATAGGATGTTCTCTTAACAACGCTTTCCGAAATTTGAATCTCTTTTATTTTTCCAAGAAAATCTTTCGTATTTAACCCTTCTATCTTGCCATTATGGACGGCGTATTCTTTATTGTCTGCCAAACAAATATAATCTGTTTTCCTTTCAAATTCGGGATAATCTAATTTCAGAAAAAATTGAGCTAATCTTTTAACCTCGGGAAGAAGCTTTAAGCAAGCAGCTTTTAAATTCTCCAAATCTTTTCTTTTTGGTAATTTTCGAAAACCGCCAACAGTTGGAGTTAAAGGATGAACGGCTCTGCCACCGATAATTTCTGTTATTTTATTGCCAATATCTCTTAATTTTATTGAATAAGAGGCCTCCACCGGGCATTTTTTAATAAGTTCGAGGCCGCTTTCTAATCCCAAAAAATCTGGACAAGAAAAAAAGAAAAGATGAAGACTATGACTGGTCATTATCTGGCCTGTCATCATTAATTTTCGCAAAAGAAGAGTCTGTTCAGAAATCTTCACATTCAGGGCAGACTCTATTGCCTTTAGGCTCGTTAAATAATGGACTGTCGGACAAATACCGCAAATTCTGGAAGCTATTTCCGGCAACTCTTCAATCTTCCTGTTTATAAGGATCCCTTCGATAAGCCTTGCTCCTTCTTCAACTTCTATCCTTGCCTTTTGGATTTCTCCTTTGACAATGTCAGCCAAAAAACTGGCGTGACCTTCGATTTTAGCAATATAATCAATTTTTATTTTCTCGTTATCGTGCATTTTATTTTATAAAATATTCTTTCCCTCCAAACCTTTCTAAAATAGATAAGGCTTCTTTTTCGTTAAAATTTTCTCTTAGTCTTATTTTTAAAATATCTAAACCAATTTTCTCTTTCAATGGTCCTCGACAGCCATCGCAAAAGAAACCCGACTGAGGACAAGGAGCTGCACAGCCAGCTAAGGTCACAGGGCCGAAGCAAATTTTCCCTTTATTTAAAAGACAACCATTATTTTTTAAGGGACATTCGAAACAAACCGGCCTCTTGGGAATTGTAGGGGTCTTCCCTTCAATATACTCCTCCATTATTCTTATGAACTCTTCTTTATTTATCGGGCAACCCGGAATTTCAAAGTCAACTTTAACATGCTCTTTCAGCGCTCGCACATCAGGGTTATCTATGCCTTGCGGCTTTTTATAGACATAGTCAATGATTTTTTTCTTGTCAGAATAATTTTTAATTTTTGCTATTCCTCCCAAGCAAGCGCAGGCCCCTAAGGCTACTAAAATCTTTGATTTTCTTCTAGTTTCCTTCAATCTTCTAAAATCCCTTTTCGTAATTGGGCAACCTTCAACAATAGCTATATCATATTCTGGAGGCTCTGGTGAATCTTCGAAAAGTTTAAAATCAGCTAATTCTATTTTCGAAAGAAGGTTTAGAAATCTATCTCCCAGATTAAATATCTCAATTATACAGCCCTCACAATCAGTCAGTGCCAAGATGGCTACCTTTAGTTTTTTTTTCATTACTTTTATTATATAAGATCTTTAAGGAAAATAAAAAACCCACAAAGAGATTTCAAGAAATAGCATTAAGAACAGTTAAAGTTTCTTGAGTATATTTTTGAAGATTTGTTAAGTCCTTTTTAGTTAAAATCTGGACTGCCAGGTTCCAGTGGAAAGAGATATATTGTCCTAATTTAGGCTGTGGTAATAAATTCCTATTCCAAATAATATATTTTTCTTTTATTTTTCCCAGCCGATATTTTTTACCAATCTTTAGGGGTTTGAATTTAACTTTGATCTTACTTTGCGAGAGATTGATTGCTATTACTTTTCCCCAGCCCACTCGGCAAAGGTCAAGTAATTTACCCCGAAGCTTTACCCTGCCAGTTATAGAACCAATTCTCAAAACATGAAAACTGTGATGTGGTTTAGACCCTACTGGAATCTTTTTCGCCTGTTTTGCCGCTATTTTTTTTGGTAAAAGGCCGGACCGCGAAAATTCTTTAACCACCATCTCTTTTAAAGCTTTGGTCGGAACTTTCTCTAGAAAGTTATTACCGATCCAATATGATTTTACTACTCTTTCATCAAAAGGATCTTTAATTCTATTGCATCTCGCAATTAATTTATAGTAAGAATAAGCTCCTTCAAATCCTTTGAAAATTTCTCTGATTTTTTTCTCCGCAATCTTTTGACCAGAAAGATATCTAAGTAAATATTGAGTAGCGGACCTCTCTTGAGGCCCGCAAAAACCAAGCAGATGAGGCTTTATTCCGTAAATAGCGGCTATTTTAAGCCCTCCTAAATTTTCCTGCTTAAAATTTGGGAGGGTAAATCCTAGCATAAACTAACAAACTTTTTGCATCGTTAATCATCTCTAAAATCTTTTTTATCCCGAGAATAAAGGCTATTCCTAAAATAATTAAGAATCCAGCTAAAACATCCTGAACAATTATTCCTTTCCCGAACGCAAAAGAAAGTAAGGTTGTTATTGGCGCACCAAAAAGTAAAATAACCGTAGCCTGATGAACGGGAATATATTTCAAACCGCTATACCAGGTCATTACATAACCAAAGAGAATGGTGGCGGTAATAAGAACCCAGCTAACTTGAGTGAAAGTCAGAGTGGTTATCAAAGATACTTGACCAGTGCCTAATAAAAATAAAGAAATAAAGAAAGCTCCGAAAAACATTCTTGCCCAGGCAACGGTTCTTCCTGGGAGTTCTTTTAAAACATATTTAGAAATTGTATTTTCAATTGCCCAAAAAAAGGTTGCCAGGAAAATAAGAAAGTATCCTGAATCTAATGAAAATGAAAAGGATAGTTTGTTTAGTAAAAGTAAATTACCTAAAATTAAGAAAAATCCTCCTAAAAGAAATCTTTTATCTATTTTCTCTTTTAAGAACAAAATCGCCAAAAAAGCTACATAGATAAACATTGTTTTGTGGATAAAAGAGCCTGAGACAGCAGAGGTCATGGAAAGCCCTTTAAAAAATAGTAAAAACGGGATACTACCTCCGATTAATCCGATAGAAATCAATAAAAGCCATTGTTTTTTGGTTAAATTTCTTAAGACGCGCCAATCTTTCAATGCAAAAAGCAGTCCCATCAATAAAATAGCGACGATTAGATTCTTTGACCAAGTAAAAATATAGGGATTAATAACGCTGACGCCAAATTTACTAAGAAAAATGGCGAAACCAGAAATTATAGCGGTTGAAAAAACTAAAAGATAACCTTTGTTCATGGTCTATTTCTTTGTTAAGTTTATGATTTCCTTTGCTGATTTTTTATCAATTTTTCTAACAACAAAATTGTTCTGCAAAATTACGTAATCTCCCACTTTTGTCTTAATTAAAGAACCGCTGGCCGATTTTTCTTGACCAGCTTCCTTAATAATAATCTTTTTATTTTTAATAGCAGTTATTTTAACGGGTATTGCCAAGCACATTTTTTTCGATTCACGAAAACTGTTCTCGTTAAATTAATTGTGGCTATATTTTTGATAAAACCTCGGGAATGGCTTCGATTACATCGGTGGCCGTCAATGATTCGCCTAATTTTTTAGCAGCTCTTTCACCGGCCAAACCATTAATATGGGCTGCCCCGCATCCTGCCTCAAAGGCATTGACTCCTCTGGCTAAAATGGCTCCTGCTATTCCAGCCAATGTGTCACCAGTTCCTCCCACGGTCATAAAAGAACTGCCGGTTTTATTTTGAGCTACTTCTTTGCCGTCTGAAATTATATCTGTTCCTCCTTTGAGTAAAATTGTCGTCTGCAATCTTTGAGCCTCTTCTTGGACAACTTTTTCTTTGTCTTTATCTGAAAGATGATGAACTTCTTTGTTGGTTAAAACAAAAAATTCATGAGAATGAGGGGTTATTAAAAAATTTTTACCAGAAATTACTCCTGGCCGTTTGCCGATAGCATGAATGGCATCGGCATCAATAACACAAGGGGTAAAATTCTGAGATAGAAATTCTAAAATTGCCTCTTGGGTTTTTTCCGATCTACCCATTCCCCCTCCAATTACTACTGCTGTCTTCCCACGAGAAACAGCTTCAGCTGATTCAATCATTCCCAATAAAATCGCTACATGTTCTTTGGTCAGCCAATCTCCTTTTAAAGGATATGCTGCCAAATTTGGGGAGAAGGAAGCAATAATGTCAGCCGCTCTTTTGGGGGCAATAACTCTAACCATATCTACTCCTGCTTTAAAAGCAGCCAAAGCTACTAAGGCCGGTGCGCCCGAATAGAACTCCGATCCCCCAATGACCGTTAACAGCCCATAGTCGTATTTTTTTCCCGTCGGTGGTCGTTTGGGATAAATTTTTTTTAATATTTCCCTAGTAATTTCTTGCATATAAGCTCGACACTAATACACCGATGGAACACCAATGTCACTAATCATTATTCGTATCATTGGTGCTTAATTAACCTGCGGGGAGTCTCGCTCTTTCTAAAGAAAGAGCGATCCAGCGTAAATTGGTGTCGGGTTATATTATTTCTTTTAAATATTTCTTTAATTCGGGGCCAAATTCAGGATGTTTTAAAGAGAGGTAAAGGTGAGATTTTAACCAACCAAGCTTGTTTCCACACTCTAACCACTCTCCTTCGATCTCGTAGCCATAAATTATTTTACCATCTTTTATCATTTTAGCCAAAGCCTGACTGAGATGAATTTCTTTGTTCTTGGCGGAGGAAATTTTTTTAAGGTAATCGAACACTTCGGGGGTAATAATATACCTACCGACAATTGCCAGATTTGAAGGGGCGGTTCCTTCCGGGGGTTTTTCAACAATTTCCTTTATTTTATAAATGCGATTGGCAATTTTTTCTACCCCGACTACTCCATAAAAAGGCAGTCTTTCTGGCGGCACTTTCTTAAGGGCTAAAATTGGAGCTTGGGAAGTTTTAAAGGCTTGTTTTAATTGAGAAAGACAGGGTATTTTAGAATCGATTATATCATCGCTAAAGAAAATGGCTGCGGGTTCTTTGTTGATCATATTTTTTGCCAATAAAATAGCTTGCCCATCGCCTAATGGTTCTTTTTGAATGACGAAAGAAAAAGAAATTTTTTTTGCAAGTTCTTGAATTTTTTTCAGCTCCTCTAAAAGATCTTCTCTTTTTCTTTCTTTTAAGATTTTTTCTAATTTCGGAGTTCTTTTGAAATATTCTGAAATTTCCTTTTTGCTTGAAGGAATAACAAAAATAATTTTTTCAATCCCGGCAGTTAAAGCTTCCTCGATAAGACAATGAACCATCGGTTTATCCACCAAAGGTAAAAATTCTTTACTTACGACCTTCGACAAAGGAAGGAATCTTGTTCCCAGTCCGGCAAGAGGAAAAATGGCTTTTTTTATTTCTTTTGATTCGGCCATATATTCTATGTTATCACAAAAGCATTATCTATATCAAAAACAAAAAACCCCGACTTTCCGGAGTGCTTGTTAATCTTTATCTTAACTTTAGCGATTTTTTTCGCAGAAAAGCCGGTGCGTCCCATTCGTTTTCCCGACTCACTATCTCTTTCTCCATCTTCTTTAACTCTTCTTTTAGATCTAAGGCTGTTTTGCTGACTTTAATATTAATTCTTTTCTCTCCATCTTTCCTGCCCCCCAAGCTAAACAGCCTCTTTCTGAGAGATTTCTCCTTTATTTCTTTCTTTATAGAATTCGATCGGGTTTCTTTTTTCCCTTTTGTTTTGATTTCCTTGACTCCTTCGGCCTCTTTCTTGACTTTCGTTTTCTTTTCACAGCCTACAGCTAATAAAGTAATTTTGATTTTGTTTTGATAGTTATCTTTTTGAGAAAGTCCGAAAATAATTTTGGCCTTAGGGTTAAAGCTTGAAATAACTTTGCTTATTCTTTCTACTTCATTAATGGTTAAATTTTTGGAGCCTATAATATTAAATAAAATTCTTTCGGCTCCCTGAATCCCATATTCATAAAGCGGGCTCTGAAGAATTTTTTTCACTCCTTCTTCGGCCCGATTGTCTCCCTGAACTTCGACTGTAGCTAAATAGGCCAATCTACCCCTTCCCTCTAAAACAGCTTTTACGTCGGCAAAATCAATATTAATTAAGCCTGACAAATAAATCATTTCAATTAAACCTTCAAGGTTTTCAGCTAAAATCTTATTTATAACTGATAACGCTTCTTTAAGAGGAGTTTTCTGGTCAATTATTTGAAAAATTTTATTATTGGGAATAATTGAAAAAGCGTTTAGATTTGGCTTCAGTTTTTCTAAAGAGGCCTCAGCGATTTCTTTTCTCTTTTTTCCTTCAAAATCAAAGGGTAAAGTGAAAATACCCAAGGTAAGATTTTTTGAATCTCTAGCTGCTTTAGCAAAAACTGGCAAAGCCCCTGATCCTGCTCCGCCCCCCAAGGTAGCTACCAAGATTGAAAGATCTTCTCCTTGGAATACCTTCTTGATCCTTTCTTTCTCATCTAAGGCGGCTGTTTCTCCTAATTGAGGATTCATTCCTGTTCCCAGGCCTTGGGTTAGTTTTTGTCCGAATTGAAAGCGTTTTGCTGTTTTAGCCGACGATCTCAAGGATTGTAAATCAGTATTGGCCACTAAAAATTTTACCCTCTTTAACTTAGGGGCAATCGCTGAGACAATTGAGCTTCCTCCTCCGCCAATCCCAACCACTTTTATCCTAATTCCTCGAAATTGAAACGAAGAAATGATCTTTTTTTCAATTTCCTTTTTTTGTTTTTTCCTAGCTATTCCTCCCTTCTTAACAACCCTTCTTTGTCTCGCCTTCTTCTTTGTCCGTCTCTTCGACGGACGTGCCGAAGTAGCCTCATCGGCTACTCGCCGAAAGTGGCGAAAGGCACGTTTTCGAGATTTTTTTGGCATTAGTTTAATATAAAATTTAGCAAACGTGTTGTCAACTTATTAAGTTGGCTAAAAATTGGATGCCGAAAAGATAATAAACTCCGAGTAATAAAAGAACAACTGCTCCAATTAAAGTAGCCCAGGTAACAAATCTGCCAGAAGCTAACCAAATGGTCGAGGTAAAAACAGCTATCAGAAAGATAATAAATTCATCAAGCATATAGAAAAAAATAAAGATAGCAATATATATCAAAGATTGAAATGTGGGGAGCTGGGATTGGGTTAAAATACCAACAAAAGCCAGAGGAACAACGGCTGAACAAGGAAACTCTACAACGGTAATTATAAAAGCAAATAGAAAGATACTGCCTACTATGAGAAAGAAATTTCCGGGCTTTTTGAGAAGCTCTTTCATCTTTAAAGAAATTTTTGAAACTATCCCTTTTCCGTCATCTATCTCGCAGGTCGGCCCTTGTTTTCTAAACTTAAAAAATTGCCTTAAAAGATAAATCCCTCCCCCTATACCCAAAAGGCCTATTAGGGTCTCCATTATCCTTAAATAGGG
The genomic region above belongs to Candidatus Nealsonbacteria bacterium and contains:
- a CDS encoding NADH:ubiquinone oxidoreductase — protein: MKKKLKVAILALTDCEGCIIEIFNLGDRFLNLLSKIELADFKLFEDSPEPPEYDIAIVEGCPITKRDFRRLKETRRKSKILVALGACACLGGIAKIKNYSDKKKIIDYVYKKPQGIDNPDVRALKEHVKVDFEIPGCPINKEEFIRIMEEYIEGKTPTIPKRPVCFECPLKNNGCLLNKGKICFGPVTLAGCAAPCPQSGFFCDGCRGPLKEKIGLDILKIRLRENFNEKEALSILERFGGKEYFIK
- a CDS encoding NAD(P)H-hydrate dehydratase; its protein translation is MQEITREILKKIYPKRPPTGKKYDYGLLTVIGGSEFYSGAPALVALAAFKAGVDMVRVIAPKRAADIIASFSPNLAAYPLKGDWLTKEHVAILLGMIESAEAVSRGKTAVVIGGGMGRSEKTQEAILEFLSQNFTPCVIDADAIHAIGKRPGVISGKNFLITPHSHEFFVLTNKEVHHLSDKDKEKVVQEEAQRLQTTILLKGGTDIISDGKEVAQNKTGSSFMTVGGTGDTLAGIAGAILARGVNAFEAGCGAAHINGLAGERAAKKLGESLTATDVIEAIPEVLSKI
- a CDS encoding DMT family transporter translates to MNKGYLLVFSTAIISGFAIFLSKFGVSVINPYIFTWSKNLIVAILLMGLLFALKDWRVLRNLTKKQWLLLISIGLIGGSIPFLLFFKGLSMTSAVSGSFIHKTMFIYVAFLAILFLKEKIDKRFLLGGFFLILGNLLLLNKLSFSFSLDSGYFLIFLATFFWAIENTISKYVLKELPGRTVAWARMFFGAFFISLFLLGTGQVSLITTLTFTQVSWVLITATILFGYVMTWYSGLKYIPVHQATVILLFGAPITTLLSFAFGKGIIVQDVLAGFLIILGIAFILGIKKILEMINDAKSLLVYARIYPPKF
- a CDS encoding phosphopyruvate hydratase is translated as MSSKIKNLKAKEILDSKGEPTVEVKLTTESGVFTASVPSGISKGKYEAVELRDGGTRHQGKGVLAAVRNVNQIIAPKLIDRDATKQEEIDRLMIEMDGTENKSKLGANAILAVSIAICRAGAEERPLWKWISELSRREPALPSPFILCIEGGLHGSGALDIQEFMIVTRAGSFGDKFRVVTKIHHTLRRILEKNYGELGTKTGIEGAFIPPLKKTEEALDLITEAISETGHENKVKFVLDVASSSFFRNEKYSFEGKTLNREELSRFYVKLYQKYPILAIEDPFAEDDWEGWKMFMSNIKNQLLVIGDDLTVTNQERFKKAEQEQCVNAVIIKPNQIGTVTETISAINLAKKFNWKTVISHRGGDTPDSFIADLAVGSGADFIKSGAPTKKERMAKYNRLLKIEEELK
- a CDS encoding Ni/Fe hydrogenase subunit alpha, encoding MHDNEKIKIDYIAKIEGHASFLADIVKGEIQKARIEVEEGARLIEGILINRKIEELPEIASRICGICPTVHYLTSLKAIESALNVKISEQTLLLRKLMMTGQIMTSHSLHLFFFSCPDFLGLESGLELIKKCPVEASYSIKLRDIGNKITEIIGGRAVHPLTPTVGGFRKLPKRKDLENLKAACLKLLPEVKRLAQFFLKLDYPEFERKTDYICLADNKEYAVHNGKIEGLNTKDFLGKIKEIQISESVVKRTSYRNSYMVGALPRIKNNNQYLNSLAKKIFLESKIQNHYFNPFYNILAQAIEIVHFLEEAIKLIDNILEAGIKEEKPEFQVKDGRGIVAMEAPRGLLFYDVQVAEDGTVSDLNIITPTVQNLANLEKDLEDFENLKDWKKLNKEQKKQKIAMLIRAYDPCITCATH
- a CDS encoding UTP--glucose-1-phosphate uridylyltransferase codes for the protein MAESKEIKKAIFPLAGLGTRFLPLSKVVSKEFLPLVDKPMVHCLIEEALTAGIEKIIFVIPSSKKEISEYFKRTPKLEKILKERKREDLLEELKKIQELAKKISFSFVIQKEPLGDGQAILLAKNMINKEPAAIFFSDDIIDSKIPCLSQLKQAFKTSQAPILALKKVPPERLPFYGVVGVEKIANRIYKIKEIVEKPPEGTAPSNLAIVGRYIITPEVFDYLKKISSAKNKEIHLSQALAKMIKDGKIIYGYEIEGEWLECGNKLGWLKSHLYLSLKHPEFGPELKKYLKEII
- a CDS encoding cell division protein FtsZ, whose protein sequence is MPKKSRKRAFRHFRRVADEATSARPSKRRTKKKARQRRVVKKGGIARKKQKKEIEKKIISSFQFRGIRIKVVGIGGGGSSIVSAIAPKLKRVKFLVANTDLQSLRSSAKTAKRFQFGQKLTQGLGTGMNPQLGETAALDEKERIKKVFQGEDLSILVATLGGGAGSGALPVFAKAARDSKNLTLGIFTLPFDFEGKKRKEIAEASLEKLKPNLNAFSIIPNNKIFQIIDQKTPLKEALSVINKILAENLEGLIEMIYLSGLINIDFADVKAVLEGRGRLAYLATVEVQGDNRAEEGVKKILQSPLYEYGIQGAERILFNIIGSKNLTINEVERISKVISSFNPKAKIIFGLSQKDNYQNKIKITLLAVGCEKKTKVKKEAEGVKEIKTKGKKETRSNSIKKEIKEKSLRKRLFSLGGRKDGEKRINIKVSKTALDLKEELKKMEKEIVSRENEWDAPAFLRKKSLKLR
- a CDS encoding HypC/HybG/HupF family hydrogenase formation chaperone, whose translation is MCLAIPVKITAIKNKKIIIKEAGQEKSASGSLIKTKVGDYVILQNNFVVRKIDKKSAKEIINLTKK